A single genomic interval of Asterias amurensis chromosome 1, ASM3211899v1 harbors:
- the LOC139937807 gene encoding uncharacterized protein, with amino-acid sequence MDIASTSSASTDCLEVVQIKESKDTESKDVPLPEDMDDSTDISCPLCQDYFHEPKILDCLHTVCRPCLEKGVSKKEDGFKTVLCPVCDVETRALNGLTGLMNNNTLRGLVEEAVLKDKISGDVSKVRCQGCVEDNTAVSRCMDCDNFLCLECQNAHQRLIALKNHNIVPMADLKSGKITFKSKLRDQNPKCSKHSDQSCCFFCITCEMLICTTCTVLDHRSPDHSYTDIEEAIDCCRSEVGSLMTQAERSRESFQDAETLTKHAESRLKQLNSNAQRKISAKADQEVAKIRNKEKRLRGTLQLAYNKRVVALGKVRINNSKKVKMAKQNLKKIGKIMSRASHSEILSLKSKIKHHLKDLTSTKRDSVPYSLSYVNFKESKSNESLGEFLMTEKWSLKSKVGEENENTNQFDDLIHVAAFPSGNLLIFDRHRNQLMVYSAAGEQMEILPDEVGPLNIFTAITVVSEDRIVVTSNGAEKRSVKMFGPENNVLFDVTPWADSEELACLTVVEGIQGQEIAVPFKIAVGDRGKGRIGLLDDAGSLLKTIPADHIGQYLTFNRATQHLIYTNYEMGRLVAIDLDSNIVFSVETSDISGKQVFPMGVCCDDQGEIYVAAQKSRCRSGKDEIYHYTPMGIFAKTEIKELFDAHGIIFNKDDSLVVADCRSLKIFHHKEN; translated from the exons ATGGATATTGCCAGTACAAGCTCCGCATCAACTG ACTGTCTTGAGGTTGTCCAAATCAAGGAGTCTAAAGACACAGAATCAAAGGATGTTCCACTACCAGAGGATATGGATGACTCGACTGACATCTCGTGCCCTCTTTGTCAAGATTACTTCCATGAGCCGAAGATACTAGACTGTCTTCACACTGTTTGCAGACCGTGTCTGGAAAAGGGCGTGTCAAAAAAAGAGGATGGTTTCAAAACAGTCCTCTGTCCCGTTTGTGATGTCGAAACGAGAGCTCTGAATGGCTTGACGGGGCTGATGAACAACAACACCTTAAGAGGCCTGGTGGAGGAGGCAGTCCTCAAGGATAAGATCTCTGGCGACGTGTCTAAGGTCAGATGTCAAGGATGCGTAGAGGATAACACCGCCGTCTCAAGATGCATGGACTGTGATAACTTTCTGTGCCTTGAGTGTCAGAATGCTCACCAGCGTTTGATAGCCCTGAAGAACCATAATATCGTACCCATGGCAGACCTGAAGTCCGGCAAGATCACCTTCAAGAGCAAGCTGAGAGATCAAAATCCCAAGTGTAGCAAGCACAGCGATCAGAGCTGCTGTTTCTTCTGTATCACCTGTGAGATGCTGATATGCACGACCTGCACTGTGCTTGACCACCGCAGCCCGGACCACAGCTACACTGACATTGAGGAGGCTATAGACTGTTGCAGATCAGAAGTTGGGAGTTTAATGACCCAAGCGGAAAGATCCAGAGAGTCTTTTCAAGATGCCGAGACTCTGACCAAACACGCAGAGAGCAGGCTGAAGCAGCTGAACAGTAACGCCCAGAGGAAAATCTCGGCCAAAGCTGATCAGGAAGTCGCCAAAATCAGAAACAAGGAAAAACGACTAAGAGGGACGCTTCAGTTGGCTTACAACAAAAGAGTCGTAGCATTGGGAAAGGTAAGAATCAACAACAGCAAAAAGGTCAAGATGGCAAAACAAAACCTGAAAAAGATTGGCAAAATTATGTCACGGGCAAGCCACTCTGAGATTTTGAGCCTTAAATCCAAAATTAAGCATCATTTGAAAGATTTGACCAGCACAAAACGTGACTCTGTGCCGTATAGCTTATCATATGTCAACTTTAAAGAAAGCAAGTCTAACGAAAGCCTGGGAGAGTTTTTGATGACTGAGAAATGGAGCTTGAAATCAAAGGTTGGTGAAGAGAATGAAAACACCAACCAGTTTGATGATTTGATCCATGTCGCGGCTTTTCCAAGTGGAAACCTCCTGATCTTTGACAGACATCGTAACCAATTAATGGTTTACAGTGCTGCTGGTGAGCAAATGGAGATCCTACCAGATGAAGTAGGCCCCCTAAACATCTTCACTGCGATCACCGTTGTTTCAGAAGACAGAATTGTTGTCACTTCTAACGGTGCAGAGAAGAGAAGCGTCAAGATGTTCGGTCCAGAAAACAACGTCCTCTTTGATGTTACACCATGGGCGGATTCGGAAGAACTTGCCTGCCTCACTGTGGTTGAAGGGATTCAAGGGCAAGAGATTGCAGTTCCCTTCAAGATTGCAGTAGGCGACAGAGGAAAAGGTCGAATTGGCCTTCTAGATGATGCTGGGTCTCTGCTAAAGACCATACCGGCCGACCACATCGGCCAGTATTTGACCTTCAACAGGGCTACACAACACCTGATCTACACCAACTATGAAATGGGGAGACTGGTCGCCATTGACCTCGACAGCAACATAGTCTTCTCTGTTGAAACGTCGGACATAAGCGGAAAACAGGTCTTCCCAATGGGGGTCTGCTGTGACGACCAGGGGGAGATCTATGTGGCAGCCCAGAAAAGTAGGTGTAGAAGCGGCAAGGATGAGATCTACCATTACACCCCCATGGGTATTTTCGCCAAAACGGAGATCAAGGAACTGTTTGACGCTCATGGAATCATCTTTAACAAGGACGATTCTCTTGTGGTAGCTGATTGCCGCTCTTTGAAAATCTTCCATCACAAAGAAAATTAA